A part of Larkinella insperata genomic DNA contains:
- a CDS encoding prolyl oligopeptidase family serine peptidase yields the protein MLEISGALAQSNPIKYPQTRKTEQLDDYHGTKVSDPYRWLEDDRSAETEAWVKAQNAVTFGYLEQIPYRKQLENRLEQIINYPRYSAPGRKGDWFYFYKNDGLQNQSVLYRQKGLNGKPEVVIDPNKLAADGTTRLTSFNLSKNGRYAAYALSKAGSDWQEIFVMDMQTLQTMPDKLEWVKFTGAAWQGDGFYYSRYDKPAAGQELSSKNEFMKVYFHRQGTPQTQDQLVYEDKAHPLRYFFAQTTEDERFLILNISEGTDGSEIWYKDAQSGEKEFKRLFEGFKYNYSVVDNVGSDLLVYHNNGAPNYKISKVVPKTGAISDLVPEKPEKLDEAHTAGGKLIANYLKDATSRIYVHDLNGKLENEVKLPGLGTVSGFGGERDDKFVFYTFTSFTFPATIYRYDIATRKTTLFRAPEVKFQPDDYETKQVFFNSKDGTRVPMFLTFRKGLKLDGSNPTMLYGYGGFNISLTPGFSALLIPFLEQGGIYASVNLRGGSEYGETWHEQGMKLKKQNVFDDCIAAAEYLIAQKYTSPQKLALRGGSNGGLLVGAVINQRPDLFRVAIPQVGVMDMLRFHKFTVGWGWVSDYGSSDNPEEFKVIYQYSPIHNIRENIPYPATMVTTADHDDRVVPAHSFKYAATLQEKYKGANPVLIRIETNSGHGASNTKKNIEAMADIYAFMLWNMGVKSLK from the coding sequence ATGCTTGAAATATCCGGGGCTTTGGCCCAATCCAACCCGATTAAGTATCCGCAAACGCGCAAAACCGAGCAGCTTGACGATTACCACGGCACCAAAGTTTCCGATCCGTACCGTTGGCTGGAAGACGACCGCTCGGCCGAAACCGAAGCCTGGGTGAAGGCCCAGAACGCCGTGACGTTCGGGTATCTGGAACAGATTCCGTACCGAAAACAACTCGAAAACCGGCTCGAACAAATCATCAACTACCCGCGCTATTCGGCTCCGGGGCGCAAAGGCGACTGGTTTTATTTCTACAAAAACGACGGCCTGCAAAATCAGTCGGTGCTGTACCGGCAGAAAGGACTGAATGGCAAACCCGAAGTGGTGATCGACCCCAACAAACTCGCGGCCGACGGGACCACGCGCCTGACCAGCTTTAATTTGTCGAAAAACGGACGGTACGCGGCTTACGCACTTTCCAAAGCCGGGTCCGACTGGCAGGAAATTTTCGTGATGGATATGCAGACGCTTCAGACCATGCCCGACAAACTCGAATGGGTGAAATTTACGGGTGCGGCCTGGCAGGGCGACGGCTTCTATTACAGCCGGTACGACAAACCGGCTGCCGGGCAGGAGTTGTCTTCGAAAAATGAGTTCATGAAGGTGTATTTCCACCGGCAGGGCACTCCGCAGACGCAGGATCAGCTGGTTTACGAAGATAAAGCGCACCCGTTGCGGTACTTCTTCGCCCAGACCACAGAAGACGAACGGTTTCTGATTTTGAACATTTCCGAAGGAACCGACGGCTCCGAAATCTGGTACAAAGACGCCCAATCCGGCGAGAAAGAGTTTAAACGGCTTTTTGAAGGATTTAAATACAACTATTCCGTGGTCGACAACGTCGGCAGTGACCTGCTGGTGTACCACAACAACGGCGCTCCGAATTACAAAATATCGAAGGTGGTCCCGAAAACCGGCGCCATCAGCGATTTGGTACCGGAAAAACCGGAGAAACTGGACGAAGCGCATACCGCCGGGGGCAAACTGATCGCCAATTACCTGAAAGACGCCACTTCACGCATCTACGTGCATGACCTGAACGGCAAGCTGGAAAATGAAGTAAAACTGCCCGGATTGGGCACGGTAAGCGGTTTTGGCGGGGAGCGCGACGATAAATTTGTCTTTTACACGTTCACGTCGTTTACCTTTCCGGCCACAATTTACCGTTACGACATTGCCACCCGCAAAACCACCCTGTTCCGGGCCCCGGAAGTAAAATTCCAGCCCGACGATTACGAAACCAAACAGGTATTTTTCAACAGCAAGGACGGTACCCGCGTGCCCATGTTTCTGACTTTCCGCAAAGGCCTGAAACTCGACGGCAGCAACCCGACCATGCTCTACGGCTACGGCGGGTTCAACATCAGCCTGACGCCCGGATTCAGCGCGCTGCTGATTCCCTTTCTGGAGCAGGGCGGTATTTACGCGTCGGTGAACCTGCGGGGGGGCAGCGAATACGGCGAAACCTGGCACGAGCAGGGCATGAAGCTGAAAAAGCAAAACGTGTTCGACGACTGCATTGCGGCCGCCGAATACCTGATCGCGCAAAAGTATACATCCCCGCAGAAACTGGCGCTGCGCGGTGGCTCCAACGGCGGTTTGCTGGTCGGGGCCGTTATCAACCAGCGGCCGGATTTGTTCCGGGTCGCCATTCCGCAGGTGGGCGTGATGGACATGCTGCGGTTTCACAAATTTACCGTCGGCTGGGGTTGGGTGAGCGACTACGGCAGCAGCGATAATCCGGAAGAGTTTAAGGTGATCTACCAGTATTCGCCCATCCATAACATCCGGGAGAACATTCCATATCCGGCCACGATGGTCACCACCGCCGATCACGACGACCGCGTAGTTCCGGCGCACTCGTTTAAGTATGCCGCTACGTTGCAGGAAAAGTACAAAGGCGCAAATCCGGTACTGATCCGGATCGAAACCAACTCCGGCCACGGGGCCAGCAATACGAAGAAGAACATCGAAGCAATGGCGGATATTTACGCCTTCATGCTCTGGAACATGGGAGTGAAAAGTTTGAAGTAA